DNA sequence from the Oncorhynchus nerka isolate Pitt River linkage group LG9b, Oner_Uvic_2.0, whole genome shotgun sequence genome:
ccccagccatagactgttctctccactaccgcatggcaagcgacaCCGGAGTGCCAAGTATAGGACGAAAAGGCTTCTCACAGTTTTTACCCCCACGCAATACGacaccaaatggttacccggactatttgcattgtgtgcccccccccccccaacccctctttttacactgctgctactctgtttaactatacattcatgtgcatactacctcaattggcccgaccaaccagtgctcctgcacattggctaaccgggctatctgcattgtgtcccaccacccgcaaacccctctttttacacttctgctactctctgttcatcatacatgcatagtcactttaaccatatctacatactaGCTCAATAAGCTTGaataaccggtgtctgtatacagtggggcaaaaaagtatttagtcagccaccaattgtgcaagttctcccacttaaaaagatgagagtggcctgtaattttcatcataggtacacttcaactatgacagacaaaatgagaaggaatTTTTTtccccagaaaatcacattgtaggatttttaatgaatttatttgcaaattatggtggaaaataagaatttggtcaataacaaaaatgtatctcaatactttgttatataccctttgttggcaatgacagaggtcaaatgttttctgtaagtcttcacaaggttttcacacactattgctggtattttggcccattcctccatgcagatctcctctagagcagtgatgttttggggctgttgctgggcaacacggactttcaactccctccaaagattttctatggggttgagatctggagactggctaggccactccaggaccttgaaatgcttcttacgaagccactccttcgttgcccgggcgctgtgttttggatcattgtcatgctgaaagacccagccacgtttcatcatcaatgcccttgctgatggaaggaggttttcactcaaaatcccacgatacatggccccattcattctttcctttacattgatcagtcgtcctggtccctttgcagaaaaacagccccaaagcatgatgtttccacccccatgcttcacagtaggtatggtgttctttggatgcaactcattCTTTGTCcgccaaacacgacgagttgagtttttaccaaaaagtcctattttggtttcatctgaccatatgacattctcccaatcgtcttctggatcatccaaatgctctctagcaaacttcagacgggcctggagatgtactggcttaagcagggggacacgtctggcactgcaggatttgagtcccttgcggtgtagtgtgttactgatggtaggctttgttactttggtcccagctctctgcaggtcattcactaggtgtggttctgggatttttgctcaccgttcttgtgattattttgaccccacggggtgagatcttgcgtggagccccagatcgagggagattatcagtggtcttgtatgtcttccatttcctaataattgctcccacagttgatttcttcaaaccaagctgcttacctattgcagattcagtcttcccagcctggtgcaggtctacaattttgtttctggtgtcctttgacagctctttggtcttggccatagtggagtttggagtgtgactatagtagagtttggagtgtgactgtttgaggttgtggacaggtgtattttatactgataacaagttcaaacaggtgccattaatacaggtaactggaggacaggggagcctcttaaagaagaagttacaggtctgtgagagccagaaatcttgcttgtttgtaggtgaccaaatacttattttccaccataatttgcaaataaataaataaaaaatcctacaatgtgattttctggattttttttctcattttgtctgtcatagttgaagtgtacctgtgatgaaaattacaggcctcatctttttaagtggaagaacttgcaattggtggctgactaaatacttttttgctgcactgtatagccttgctactgttattttcaaatgtatttttactgtttCACTGTAAAAGCattttagcatttcactgtaaggtctacaccggttgtattcggcacacgtgacaaataaactgtgATTTGATTTAGTACTGCCTAGTAGAAAGTTAGACAGCGGGTCCTGATCTAGAACTCTAAATAATGTCACGAGTCTGGGTCGGATCGAATTGTCCCAGGTATGTGTCATTTTAACTGACTTGTCCTGAAGGATCCATACAGATCTGAATATGACTGCTGCAGTAGAGAAAGAAATTCTAGAATTTATGCTGCTGCTCTTGGTGCGGGTCGGAACGGGTCCTTTCTGGATCAGTGAAGAACTCCACTGTCTAGACTAAAGTCAAACATTGGCAATGTGGGGTGGCCTAGTTTCCACCCAGACGGCTTGAGGTATAGGCTAGTGGAGTGAGACCAGTGAGACACATCATGGGGGTATTTACAATAGATATTCATAGTTAAAAACAAGTTGTAAAGGCTCTGAAACCAGGTGATTGTGGTGCAGTATATAGTGTCATTATTTACCGTGGTGAGGACATGCAGGATGGTGTCAATGTGCCAGCGCTGAGAGGGAGCATacctaacagagacagagacttaGTGGTCAGTGTTGCGGCTCAGACACAAATATAGACAGTCACAGAGACTGACACACAGGGAGGGCAGGCTCCTGGCTAGGCCTGTGCATGTTTTATGATAGAACAGCCAGATAGCTGTGAGATATACAGACACTGAGAGCAAGACAGAAACACAGTAACATGTCACTCAAAGAGACAGGGAAACATTCATATAGACAAAGACACAAAATGAGACATCCCAGCACACAGACCACAAAGAGAGACTTTGTGGCATAGAGATTAAAGCCCATAGCCAGGCGAGGTCCAGCCCTGTACCTCTCTGCAGCGTTGAAGATGCCCGAGGTGGTGTGTGCTCGGAGCTCTGGGGGACagctggagaggaagaggagaagctcCTTCATCAGAGAGCGGATGTTGACAGCTGAAACCAGGGCCAAAGAAAGCTCCAACGCCCGGCTGAGGGATAAACATAAATAATAGAACAATATACTGTTTGCTGTTCTCTACATTACCACACCTCCTTCCATCGTATCTCATGTATAGGCAGCACATGGCCAGCTGGTAAGATAAGTTCAGAAATCACAACATTACCGTTTGACAGAAGCATCCTGGTCCTTCAGGCAGTCCACTATGGTCCCCCTGTGACGCTGCACTGCATTGTGGTCCGTCTGAACAATTTTCTGAAGGGAAGTCATGGAAATATACCTGTGCATGAATAAAAATAAAGACATTCAGACAAGTTATATTTCTGCATTATATTTGTGTGAGGGCTGTGAATTGATCAACACAATTGGTGCATGGATACATTTCACGGAAAATATACTCTGCTCAACCAAGCAACATGCTTGTGATTCTTGTCTACAAGTATAATTTCCAAGATCTCCCATCTCATATATCTTATGTAAAAAATTGCTGTGTGCTTTCTTCCCTGGTGTTAAGCATGACTGCTCTCCTCCAAGTTCAAGGTCTTTGAATTTTCTTTTAAAtatctacactacatgacaaaaagtatgtgaacacctgctcgCCAAaatcaaaatcatgggcattaatatggagttggtccccctttgctgctataacagcctccactcttctgggaagactccactagatgttgaaacattgctgaggggatttgcttctattcagccacaagagcattagtgaggtcgggcacagaTGTTGTGCGATTAGGCATGGCtctcagtcggcgttccaattcatccaaaaggtgttCGATGATTTTGAAGTTAAGGGCTTTGTTTAAGCTAGTAaagttattccacaccgatctcaacaaaccatttctgtattaacctcactttgtgcacaggggcattgtcatgctgaaacaggaaagggccttccccaaactgttgccagagttggaagcacagaatcatctagaatgtcattgtagtctgtagagttaagatttcccttcagtgGAACAAAGGGGcgtagcccgaaccatgaacaacagccccagaccattattgcgCGGCGGCTCAGCCAaggaaacacatttcatgaagctcccgacgaacagttgttgtgctgacattgcttccagaagcagttaaaaaacatatatatattttttaaacggtagtgagtgttgcaaccgaggatagACCATTTTTACGTGCTAAGCACTTCAAGAACCTGCGTTCCCATTCTATGAGCTTGCCTACCACTTCCCGGCTGAACCATTGTTGCTCcgagatgtttccacttcacaataacagcacttacagttgaccggggcagctctagcagtgcagaaatttgcctaactgacttgttggaaagatggcatcctatgacagtgccaagtTGAATGTCACTGAGATTTTCAGTAAGggcattctactaccaatgttaggctatggagattgcatggctgtgtgctcaattttatacacctgtcagcaacaagtgtggctgaaatagccaaatttgaatgggtgtccacatagttTTGTATATGTAGTGCATCTGGTGAAACGATATGACAGAATGATCCCATCTAAGCCAGTCTAGCAGCTCTCCAGCAGCCGTCACACTGTCACAGGGATGTGAGCTTAAGCCTAAAACCAGACAAGAATAGCCTGCTGGACCAGACAGACCCTACTGAGGCAATCCCAACAGGAAGTATGCCTCAGAACAGACAGATAAAAGGAAACTTCATATATGAACGTGAGCCCACGACGTACAGAGAACCCCGTCTGTCATTCTAAGGGCTCTAGCTAAATAATCCCACAAATAGACATTACTGACCGTGTTAACCATGATCAGAAACCAGATGTTTGTCTGCCTCAGGCTACAATAATCTTCTAGGCAACAGGCCAGAAACCATGAAAAAGGACCAGATGAGatcaaaggaagagagagagggaagactaACCGGATGTTCCGATCATTGTTCAGAAGAAATCTCCCCAGGATGTTCACAGCCAAGACCTGTCACACACAAAACATCTTAGATACGGCTTCTGTTATGCAGAAATGTAAGCTACATTAGCCTCCATCACTTGTAGCACTTCCAATAGATATAAATATATACAAACAAGAAATCTCTTGATGATGCTATCATGCGTGACCACTTACCCTCAAGCCACTTTCTGATTTGATGTCCATGACAGTAAGAACAGTTTCATACAAAACAGCACTGCCTGCGGTCTTACTGCTGTCTGTGTTCGTAGCCACCTGAAGGTCAATAATACAAAAGCTGTGATTAAAATCTAAATAGTTCATACAACAACCCTGCATGACTATTTACTGATGGAAATACTGTACCTGGGCCAGCAGGTCATTCATGGCATCACTGGCTGTGTCATTATTGCGCCCCAGGATCCTCAGCAACCTAAGAATGCGCACCTAATGATGGAGGAAgtcggaggaagagagagagagaaacatgtagATTCTGTCACAATATGCTTGTTTTTACCCCGATTCCAATTCACTATTCAAAACACTGACCTGCAGGAATGGGTCACTGATCCCAGCCACATTGTGTTCTGGAGAGTAGCCCGACATCACCAGGCCTTTCATCATCAGGACCAGCTCCGGCACCGCCTggaccaaacacacacagagcaggagtCAGGCTCACTAGGGTTGTGGGAGAATGTGTTCTGTTTTTGTAATTAGATGTTTAGATGTTTTACAGTGTAAAACCAAAGGTATACATTTCAAGGGACTGAAATGTAATGTCTCATGTTGAGTGGATGTACTGGAATGGAGTAGGatgaggtgtatgtgtgtgtgtgtgtgtcttaccttaCGAAACTGCTCTAGAGTGTCTGGGTTGCGCTCACACAGCTCAGTGATCAGAACCACAGCTCCATGTAACACCCCTGCAATCGGACCAAACCATTAGGACAGGGGATAATTTGCCACACTGACACCATTTACTATAACATGCATAATAACAGCTCACAGTCAAAATGTAAGACTACGTACTGTCCTCAAATGTAAGACTGTGAAATAGGTAGAGACGGACAGCCTGGTACAGAGGAGCAGACAGTGAACAGttgtttgatttatttatttgaacAGATTGCTggtaataaaaatatattttttaaatggttaGATGAAAGTGACTCACCGTGGTTCTTTTCAGAGAGCAGGGATCGAGCTGCAGGGGTGAACAGCTCCCCTAGCTCTGGTACTTTTCTCACCATGTGTACTGCACATAGAGCTGCCTGAAATGTCATCACGATCAGCTTCATAACTAAAATAACCTTCAACATCAGTGCCCATGATTGTTTACATCAGTCTGTTGCAATGCAGTGTTTGACATTAGTGATCAAGATGGATTGGTTTGTGTTTCTGCATTACCAAGCTCAAGCATGATGGAAGgagtggcggtgtgtgtgtggctacaGACGGTGCTCACCTTCTTCTTGATGTAGGAGTTTGAGGCTCTGAGGAGGCGGTCGATCTCTGGGGCCAGGTCTCGACACATCTCAGCCGAGCCCATACAGGCCAGAGTACACAGAGCCAGAGACTGGACATACTGACTGCTGTGGGACAggtcactgaaacacacacacacagagagagagaaggggtttcATGACCATTTATTTCTCAATGACTTTGTCCTCAAGTAGAGGCTACTAGACCACTATGTTTATGTGACTAATGACTACATTGATCATACACAGCCTACACATGATtatggaactgtagaactgtccgTCTGTCTTATATTTCCCCTTTAATAGAGCATTTCAGATAAAATTGTCCTTACTTCTTGATGGAGTTAGTGATGAGCAGGCTGGCATCCTGTTTCTCGTCTAGAAGCATCATGGCACCCAGGTACCCAACACGTTTCTCATTGTACCGAGGGCTTGCAATCAGACGCACACACTCCATCTGACAccagattgggggggggggggggggtcgttaGGATACAAAAAGAGCAAATATACCAACTCTACAGTCATCCCCTGACATCTTATGTACACTGAACaagaatataaatgcaacatgtaaagtgttggtcccatgagctgaaataaaagagccaagacattttccatatgcacaaaaagcttatttctctcaaatttggtgcATAAATTTGGCTACAtctttgttagtgagcatttctcctttgccaagataatccatccacctgacaggtgtggcatatcaagaagctgactaaCAGCATGTTCATTActtaggtgcaccttgtgctggggacaataaaaggccactctaaaatgtgcagttatcACACAATATAATGCCACAGATGACTTAAGTATAGAAGGAgcctgcaattggcatgctgactggaggaatgtccaccagagctgttgccagagaatttaatgttcatttctctaccataagtcgcctccaacatcgttttcagagaatttggcagtacgtccaaccggcctcacaaccgcagaccacgtgtaaccacgccagcccaggacctacaCATCTGGCATCTTCACCTGcgagatcgtctgagaccagccacctggactgCTGATGAAACAGACTGTGGGTTTGCATAACCAAAGAATTTccgcacaaactgtcagaaaccgtctcagggaagctcatctgcgtgctcgtagtcctcaccagggtcttgatctgTCTGCAGCTCTGTATCGTAACCGATTTCAGTGGTGAAAtgttcaccttcgatggccactggcacgctggagaagtgtgctcttcacggatcaatcccggtttcaactgtaccgggcagattgcAGACAgagtgtatggcgttgtgtgggtgagcagtttgctgatgtcaacgttgtaaacagagtgccccacGGAGGtggtgggttatggtatgggcaggcatacgctagagacaacgaacacaattacattttatctaTGGCATCCGGAGGCCCATTGTCTTGCCATTCATCAGCCGCCATCAACTCATGTTCCAGCATTATAATGCACAtcccccatgtcgcaaggatctgtacacaattcctggaagctgaaaatgtcccagttcttccatggcctgcattactcaccagacatgccaccaatTGAGTACGTTTGGAATGCTCTGTATCGacttgtacgacagcgtgttccagtttccgccaatatccatcaacttcgcacagccattgaagaggagtcgtacaacattccacaggccacaatcaacagcctgatcaactctatgtgaaggagatgtgctgTGCTTCATGAGGCAAAAGGTGATCACATCGGATACTGATTGATTGTCTAATCCACGCccttacctttaaaaaaaaaaaaaaaggtatctgtgaccaacagttgcatagctgtattcccagtcatgtgaaattcatagatttgGGCCAAATTcaattatttaaattgactgatttccttaaattatctgtaactcagtaaaatctttgaaattgttgcatttatatttttgttcagtgtagctacATTCTGTATATATTTTATATGTTGCTTGTTTATTTATATGATCAACACTGAGATGTAATGAAAAGCGCTGTAGAaactaaataaataattataatcTTAAGAGCACTGTTCACTACCTGACCAAAGTGGGCGGGGTAGCCCAGCATGTGCACATACAGCAGCTTTGCCAAGTTGTGAGAGCGGGTCCCATTGTCAGCCTGTCTGAACTGTGCCCGGATGGCAGCACACTCTCTTTGGATCACACCACGCTCCTCACCCTGTGTACGGGCTCCTCTGATCACCCTGATCATCTCCTGCAGACGCACCGAAGGAGACATGGCTCTGCtgtttgagtgagtgagagagagttcaGGATGAGCTCCAACAACATCAACAAAGGTCCTTATTACCTGCCTGGTTCACCGACACGTAAGGCAAGTGACACACATACAAGAATACATAGTAATCTGAACGGGAAAATGCATTGAGTATCGGTCCAAGCAGGACTAATAACACGTTCATGAGCGCCTGTAAAAACACTCGCATTTCCTGTACAGTCATGAAGAACAACAATATTACTTCCGAGGTGCAAGTGGGGTTAATGATACACCCGAGAAGGTCTCTAATTCGTTTAATAGAGCAGCCGTTCAGTCATTATTTACAGTGAAAAGTAAAATACGAAACGACCATGATGTACAACTAAACAAGCTTCACGTGATACAGGCAGCCGTGAAATATAAAACATTGACGTCAATTTTATCTTGACAGTCAATGTAGTTAACTATCAAATTCACTCACCTAACTAGCACTCCTAGCCACACACAACACACGATGTTTTTATGCTGTGATGGCAAGCGAGGAACCACAGCTCTTGCATGGAAATTCAGTTCGTTAGGCGATCTACTTTTAGAACATGTTTAATAGAGATGTCAACCATGCATTtatttagccagctagctaacgttaatgcCCGAGGATAACCTCCGACTACATGGGAGCTTGTCTCTTACCTTCAGAAAGTGAAAACGCCCCTATAAAAATACCAAGCCGGTTTCTTTGCTCAATAAACGGAGATGTGTCAACATTCATTAAACTCTTGCCTCACAAATGAATGCGCAACTAAACCTAGTCGGCGGCTTATATTGGCTGGACGCCTAATGTACGACAGTACCTAAACCCATAAACTTCATCTGAAAAACATAATGGCAGCATCACTTCCGAAATCGGATCTCTGACAAGCCCTGAACTCCGCCCCTTAGGAAAACTGAAGGCTAAAAAAAACAAATTATTTATATACACACTAGATGATTTGTAGGGGGTGCTGTGTTGAAGCCTCtttgcctccatcttggcactcctcgcttctcaatggccaatacatagcattgTAAGTCAGAATTTATAGACACcttccatcttggcactccctcGCCGTTGGAAAGAAAAATAGTTATAGAAATTAATGCCTACATTCATTTTTGCCACATTTGTTGTATTACATACACCTTAATGCATGATGTTAGTGTCACACTATAACAAAAAACATACTTAAAtatgtaattttgtccttgaaacatttcaTTTAAATACAGtacaattccattcattcctacgTAGGACTGCGCCTACTGGGGgttgccaatatggccgaccactggcgtcaaagcctctcaatggccaatacatagcattgTAAGTCAGAATTTATAGACACCTTTGCTAGGAACACTGTCTGTTCCTAGGCCTAGACTGTAGGCTAGGTGGAGGTCGGTGTCCTTGACAACAGGGGTGTATTAAGTCGGATTCCGTTGTAAAACGTTTCTTGTTGCAAAACATTTAGCAACAAACTGGTTTTCGTTTGTTCTATGAATCAAAACGAAAGCAAACataactgaatttgtccaatacaaACATTTGTCCAATACAAACTAGTTGCAAAACAATCCAACTAATTAATACACCCCAGGTGGATGAAAGCTTGAGGTGGGGGTGCTGAGTAAACTGATGGTGCATTGACAGAGAAGCGATCACCTGAACAAT
Encoded proteins:
- the LOC115114682 gene encoding AP-1 complex subunit gamma-1-like isoform X1; this translates as MSPSVRLQEMIRVIRGARTQGEERGVIQRECAAIRAQFRQADNGTRSHNLAKLLYVHMLGYPAHFGQMECVRLIASPRYNEKRVGYLGAMMLLDEKQDASLLITNSIKNDLSHSSQYVQSLALCTLACMGSAEMCRDLAPEIDRLLRASNSYIKKKAALCAVHMVRKVPELGELFTPAARSLLSEKNHGVLHGAVVLITELCERNPDTLEQFRKAVPELVLMMKGLVMSGYSPEHNVAGISDPFLQVRILRLLRILGRNNDTASDAMNDLLAQVATNTDSSKTAGSAVLYETVLTVMDIKSESGLRVLAVNILGRFLLNNDRNIRYISMTSLQKIVQTDHNAVQRHRGTIVDCLKDQDASVKRRALELSLALVSAVNIRSLMKELLLFLSSCPPELRAHTTSGIFNAAERYAPSQRWHIDTILHVLTTAGGDVRDETVPNLIQLITTATELHCYTVHKLYRALITDISVQSLVQVACWCIGEYGDLLLRGECEETEPVQVTEDDVLDALETVLQSHMSSPATRGFALTATMKLSTRITHNVDRIRSIVSIYGSCIDVELQQRAVEYNALFKKYDHMRAAVLERMPVIDKSSPRHTNGESAGGTIKELEPTKLTQEIVFPQEPSNQVCDLLDLLGGSGEPFQPSPSLSSTAPGPASSTAGGDLLDLLGGLDVTPAPPSVTVYEKNGVTLKLQTDTQTDTGMTVTLTATNSTDGDITGLTLQAAVPKSVQLQMKAPSGDVIPAHGLGQVTQTVLLNNPNKVSLKIRVRVCYTSQSSVCQDTVQIDSFPSTAW
- the LOC115114682 gene encoding AP-1 complex subunit gamma-1-like isoform X2 yields the protein MIRVIRGARTQGEERGVIQRECAAIRAQFRQADNGTRSHNLAKLLYVHMLGYPAHFGQMECVRLIASPRYNEKRVGYLGAMMLLDEKQDASLLITNSIKNDLSHSSQYVQSLALCTLACMGSAEMCRDLAPEIDRLLRASNSYIKKKAALCAVHMVRKVPELGELFTPAARSLLSEKNHGVLHGAVVLITELCERNPDTLEQFRKAVPELVLMMKGLVMSGYSPEHNVAGISDPFLQVRILRLLRILGRNNDTASDAMNDLLAQVATNTDSSKTAGSAVLYETVLTVMDIKSESGLRVLAVNILGRFLLNNDRNIRYISMTSLQKIVQTDHNAVQRHRGTIVDCLKDQDASVKRRALELSLALVSAVNIRSLMKELLLFLSSCPPELRAHTTSGIFNAAERYAPSQRWHIDTILHVLTTAGGDVRDETVPNLIQLITTATELHCYTVHKLYRALITDISVQSLVQVACWCIGEYGDLLLRGECEETEPVQVTEDDVLDALETVLQSHMSSPATRGFALTATMKLSTRITHNVDRIRSIVSIYGSCIDVELQQRAVEYNALFKKYDHMRAAVLERMPVIDKSSPRHTNGESAGGTIKELEPTKLTQEIVFPQEPSNQVCDLLDLLGGSGEPFQPSPSLSSTAPGPASSTAGGDLLDLLGGLDVTPAPPSVTVYEKNGVTLKLQTDTQTDTGMTVTLTATNSTDGDITGLTLQAAVPKSVQLQMKAPSGDVIPAHGLGQVTQTVLLNNPNKVSLKIRVRVCYTSQSSVCQDTVQIDSFPSTAW